The proteins below come from a single Ailuropoda melanoleuca isolate Jingjing chromosome 1, ASM200744v2, whole genome shotgun sequence genomic window:
- the LOC117804369 gene encoding uncharacterized protein LOC117804369 — MREGAHPIHGRAEGKCPLQRKRGEALAHTDGNREMESVTQCILSVSSDSLQPLKGSLGPARARDQAPLCWTPASRSGITKESLNSLGESKGWFVKEQRTALSLHHALLQGSPRVLLLPFRKTGSLRLITAPDFPLGQCGQQDLGLGCSFQRPVTKASLLEAHRLLRRHRNGPLGRSRDKPAEETRVTMEKAIFSGAVVGSTTPSASAGNWEIQLLGAQTVEAGIPGADQAICGFTSPGPPRSPLKREKCCVVGGGQEIGPTSQNSRESLPWGL, encoded by the exons ATGAGAGAAGGAGCTCACCCCATTcatgggagagcagagggaaagtgCCCACTGCAGAGGAAGCGAGGCGAGGCCCTGGCCCACACTGACGGtaacagagagatggagagtgtGACCCAATGTATCCTCAGCGTGTCCTCCGACAGCCTCCAACCCCTTAAAGGATCCTTGGGCCCTGCT CGAGCCCGGGACCAGGCCCCGCTCTGCTGGACGCCAGCATCTCGCTCAGGCATCACCAAGGAGAGCCTGAATTCCTTGGGGGAGTCCAAAGGGTGGTTTGTGAAGGAGCAGAGAACAGCCCTCTCCCTGCATCATGCTCTGTTACAGGGGTCCCCGAGAGTGCTGCTTCTGCCTTTTCGAAAAACCGGCTCTCTGCGTTTAATTACAGCTCCTGACTTTCCGCTGGGCCAGTGTGGCCAACAGGATCTGGGATTGGGATGCAGCTTCCAGAGACCCGTGACTAAAGCTTCGTTACTGG AAGCTCACAGACTCCtgagaagacacagaaatggtCCGCTTGGCAGAAGTAGAGATAAACCAGCTGAGGAGACGAGGGTAACAATGGAGAAAGCAATTTTCTCTGGAGCCGTAGTTGGCAGCACAACCCCATCTGCATCGGCTGGGAACTGGGAAATACAGCTCCTGGGCGCCCAGACTGTTGAAGCAGGAATTCCAGGGGCGGACCAGGCAATCTGTGGTTTCACAAGCCCTGGGCCCCCGCGGAGCCCTCTCAAGCGTGAGAAGTGCTGCgtggtgggtgggggacaggaaatAGGTCCAACTTCTCAGAACAGCAGGGAGAGCTTGCCCTGGGGCCTGTAG